In a genomic window of Brettanomyces nanus chromosome 1, complete sequence:
- a CDS encoding uncharacterized protein (EggNog:ENOG41) — protein MFGDSITEFAFNELPPAFGKNVQFTLGAALSNAYTRKLQVVQRGFSGYTSKHAIRLVDSMLRFEHDQRPDAEKVRIAFVFFGTNDARAKGTNPENTQHVDIDDYVSNMKNITRKFQKRKIPLVVITPGLHNQKMWDEVYPEDLQTGDYRSCQLNLEYSDAVAKECLQMGVPVVHLYSAMSKYLSEHTGETSKDLLADGIHMSGMGYRIIYDELMRQIHQNFPEVYPDNIATKFPPWRLIAEGTDFEEH, from the coding sequence ATGTTCGGTGACTCCATCACGGAGTTCGCCTTCAATGAACTTCCACCCGCCTTTGGAAAAAACGTTCAATTCACATTGGGTGCTGCTCTTTCCAATGCCTATACTCGAAAATTGCAGGTGGTGCAAAGAGGTTTCTCTGGTTATACTTCCAAACATGCTATCAGATTGGTAGATTCTATGCTTCGTTTTGAACACGACCAGAGACCCGACGCAGAGAAAGTACGTATTGCCTTCGTCTTTTTTGGTACCAATGATGCCCGTGCAAAGGGTACCAATCCGGAAAATACCCAGCACGTTGATATAGATGATTATGTCAGCAACATGAAAAATATCACTCGGAAATTCCAAAAGCGGAAAATCCCACTTGTTGTAATTACCCCGGGTCTTCACAACCAAAAGATGTGGGATGAAGTGTATCCAGAAGATCTACAAACGGGAGACTATAGAAGCTGTCAGCTCAACTTGGAGTATTCAGATGCCGTGGCAAAAGAATGTCTGCAAATGGGCGTTCCTGTGGTTCATTTATATAGCGCGATGAGTAAATATCTTTCTGAGCATACAGGAGAAACTTCCAAGGATTTATTGGCTGATGGCATTCACATGAGTGGAATGGGATATCGCATTATATACGATGAGTTGATGAGACAGATCCACCAAAATTTCCCTGAAGTCTATCCTGACAACATCGCAACCAAATTCCCGCCTTGGCGTCTCATAGCAGAAGGCACTGATTTTGAGGAGCATTAG
- a CDS encoding uncharacterized protein (BUSCO:EOG093423H8) — MFNSDAMSITGDTQDIQRIQSIQKTVPTQATQAMQATQAIPVIQDIQATRGVNQAAMVDSTQPINISFSRNSSIYQNPRVRRESIAHSQGMGGVSWGSVTIGSWLKDEVMLFAQQHAQERAERAERTERTERAERAERADHVHESGPSGINVNVNGSSGPVPAGVAGVAGVAAATGATSATGATGAGASFIPLMDNPFPRNDSIGMIASPNNSSYLADLEANYCKDYSCCGQLLPTLHDLLRHYEEMHIQQEPTVEAPRARPLNGNGLDAVSTNEVFLNQEQAQTQAQQAHAQQVQQVQQAQQAQQAQNQQGQTQTQAQAQTQSQSQSQQPSVSKFGPLSQSFLDGSQMQIDEFSFDQQGGSTNTGLDEQFQFQDQQGGATSLFNAPFPMDEQSSNGAVSSNAQNSIQMQFQGRQGVARDDSFTGKNYFSQQQQQQQQQQQQQQQQLQQLQAQIQPQQSSDHVNQHSTHHNGRHNAQISQSQGSQSPQSVSSQHHKTHRHRVANNQFSPQDEEMEDDVCIDDPARKLYVSERNEDRPFKCPVIGCDKNYKNQNGLKYHRLHGHQNQKLRANPDGSYSVIDPKSNAPYPEGAEFDKDKPYRCEVCGKRYKNLNGLKYHRGHTTH, encoded by the coding sequence ATGTTTAACTCCGATGCTATGTCCATTACTGGGGACACTCAAGATATACAGAGGATACAATCCATACAAAAAACCGTACCAACCCAGGCCACGCAGGCCATGCAGGCCACGCAGGCCATCCCTGTCATTCAGGACATCCAGGCTACACGGGGAGTTAACCAGGCTGCCATGGTGGATTCAACACAGCCAATCAACATCAGTTTCTCTAGAAATAGTAGTATCTACCAGAATCCCCGTGTTCGCCGTGAAAGTATAGCACATTCGCAGGGAATGGGTGGTGTTTCCTGGGGATCTGTTACTATTGGCTCCTGGTTAAAGGACGAGGTGATGTTATTCGCCCAGCAGCATGCACAGGAGCGTGCTGAGAGGGCTGAGAGAACCGAGAGGACCGAAAGGGCTGAACGAGCTGAAAGGGCTGATCACGTGCACGAGAGTGGCCCTAGCGGGATCAACGTCAACGTCAACGGCAGCAGCGGTCCCGTACCTGCTGGCGTCGCTGGTGTCGCGGGTGTCGCTGCTGCTACGGGTGCTACGAGTGCTACGGGTGCCACGGGTGCCGGGGCCAGTTTCATTCCCCTGATGGATAATCCGTTCCCGAGAAACGACTCCATTGGAATGATCGCGTCGCCAAACAACTCGTCGTACTTGGCAGATCTCGAGGCCAACTATTGCAAGGATTACAGCTGTTGTGGACAGCTGTTGCCTACTTTACATGACCTTCTCAGACATTATGAAGAGATGCACATTCAGCAGGAACCCACCGTGGAAGCTCCACGTGCTCGGCCTTTGAATGGAAATGGGCTGGATGCTGTTTCAACGAATGAGGTGTTCTTAAACCAGGAGCAGGCTCAGACACAGGCTCAGCAGGCTCATGCGCAGCAGGTTCAGCAGGTACAGCAGGCGCAACAAGCGCAACAAGCACAGAATCAACAGGGTCAAACGCAAACTCAAGCACAAGCACAAACTCAGAGCCAAAGCCAAAGTCAGCAGCCAAGCGTATCGAAGTTTGGACCACTTTCACAGTCGTTTCTGGATGGTTCACAGATGCAAATTGATGAATTTTCGTTTGATCAACAAGGAGGTAGTACAAATACAGGACTTGATGAACAATTCCAGTTTCAGGATCAACAGGGAGGTGCAACTTCGTTGTTTAATGCTCCATTTCCAATGGATGAGCAATCCAGCAACGGAGCGGTCAGTTCGAATGCCCAGAATTCTATTCAGATGCAGTTTCAGGGTCGGCAAGGGGTTGCCAGAGACGATTCTTTTACTGGGAAGAACTACTTTTctcagcagcaacaacaacaacagcagcagcagcagcagcaacaacaacaattACAGCAACTTCAGGCGCAGATACAGCCACAGCAATCATCAGACCACGTTAATCAACATTCCACACATCACAATGGCCGTCATAATGCACAGATCTCACAGTCTCAGGGTTCACAATCACCCCAATCAGTCTCATCGCAACACCACAAGACACACAGACATCGCGTGGCGAATAACCAATTCTCGCctcaagatgaagagatggaGGATGATGTTTGTATAGATGATCCAGCACGGAAATTATACGTTTCAGAAAGGAACGAAGATAGACCATTCAAATGTCCAGTGATAGGATGCGATAAGAATTACAAGAACCAGAACGGTCTTAAGTACCACAGGCTTCATGGGCATCAGAACCAGAAGCTTCGAGCCAATCCAGATGGTAGTTACTCGGTGATTGATCCCAAATCAAACGCCCCGTATCCAGAAGGAGCCGAGTTTGATAAGGATAAACCATATAGGTGTGAGGTGTGTGGTAAGAGATACAAGAATTTGAATGGATTGAAGTATCATAGAGGACATACGACTCATTAG
- a CDS encoding uncharacterized protein (BUSCO:EOG093442G0), producing MALQYTLVFILLLVEMALFAIISLPLPPFIRKPLLNSLNMPFHSEHFQIFFRCAIAFIGILFLDSLNRMRRVTNELYYDKSGSFGGSMDSQMGSSMGSSMGSQMGPVGSSRTEVQTRRFYSQRNVYLCGLTLFLSLIVKRTYDLVYELLAVKEQIASKEKSSKLDELDDIDDEKMVEIRAKIAAKNKEVDTLKKQAEALSRDYKKI from the coding sequence ATGGCTTTGCAATATACTCTAGTGTTCATATTGTTGTTGGTGGAGATGGCTCTATTTGCCATCATCTCGCTTCCACTTCCACCGTTCATTCGTAAGCCGTTGCTCAATTCGCTCAATATGCCATTTCACTCTGAGCATTTCcagatattcttcagatGTGCTATTGCCTTTATTGgtattttatttttggaCTCCTTGAATAGGATGAGAAGGGTGACCAACGAGCTTTACTATGATAAATCTGGATCCTTTGGAGGGTCAATGGACTCGCAGATGGGCTCCTCAATGGGCTCTTCAATGGGCTCCCAAATGGGTCCAGTTGGAAGTTCACGTACAGAAGTTCAAACCAGACGATTCTACTCCCAAAGAAACGTATATTTATGTGGATTGACACTATTTTTATCGCTAATTGTCAAGAGAACCTACGATTTGGTGTATGAATTATTGGCTGTTAAGGAGCAAATAGCTAGCAAGGAGAAGTCGAGTAAATTGGATgagttggatgatattgacGATGAAAAAATGGTTGAAATAAGAGCCAAAATTGCTGCCAAGAACAAAGAAGTGGACACCTTGAAGAAACAGGCAGAAGCTCTAAGCAGAGACTATAAAAAGAtctga
- a CDS encoding uncharacterized protein (BUSCO:EOG09340V67) — MDSTNEQRKRSSEDLPVEVIPASKSQKLAVESTEDSVQTIKDSHDSWKKGVASIKKEFLAEDGARSKQDDFDDDDAEASRTARGDDSKGKGKNVKRKGKRRGQNHARQLIQAHENIKLCASVVDPMDTLHTCNYGVENCKFSHDVEAYLAQKPEDLPGECPVWKEFGYCPSGLKCRWLGSHYDKEKKVLIYRDDYVRKNEQEELNWISGGDKNLLQKRKISLDKSEQITEWLDKNYKGKTATQVREDAKEHAASYIEAPFKIGEKKDLRFKDSKIVAPLTTVGNLPFRRLMRSLGAEVTYSEMALCLPLIQGSKSEWALVKAHETEYPGFGVQLAASKHWQTSKAVEAIAKLAPNVSEFNLNCGCPIDMLYRKGEGSAMMENPNRMIRVLKGMNYCSGEIPVTVKLRMGISNEKPLAEQLAHKLLAEGDVGAITVHGRSRKQRYAKEADWDYIGKVGQIVKDYNEQQVEDKDASDRHPVYMVGNGDCYSYEDYNSAIKRPGVDSVMIGRGALIKPWIFEEIQAQQYLDKSASERLDIVKNYAHYAVDHWGSDEFGINTARRYMCEFLSFTYRYIPVGILERLPPKLNQRPPPWKGRNELESLLGSPDYKDWIKITELFLGKADAGFSFIPKHKSNSYE; from the coding sequence ATGGATTCAACTAATGAACAAAGAAAGCGATCCTCGGAGGATCTTCCAGTTGAAGTTATTCCGGCTTCAAAATCTCAAAAATTGGCAGTCGAGTCTACGGAAGACTCTGTACAGACTATCAAGGATTCTCATGACTCTTGGAAGAAAGGAGTGGCTTCAATTAAGAAGGAATTTCTTGCTGAAGATGGAGCGAGAAGTAAGCaagatgattttgatgatgatgatgcagaagcCAGCCGAACAGCACGAGGAGATGATTCTAAGGGGAAGGGAAAGAACGTTAAACGTAAGGGTAAAAGACGTGGTCAGAACCATGCCAGACAGCTGATTCAAGCCCATGAAAATATTAAATTATGTGCATCTGTGGTTGATCCTATGGATACCTTGCATACCTGCAACTATGGGGTGGAAAACTGCAAATTTTCGCACGACGTCGAAGCATATTTGGCTCAGAAGCCGGAAGATCTACCAGGAGAATGTCCGGTATGGAAAGAATTTGGATACTGTCCATCTGGATTGAAATGCCGGTGGTTGGGTTCCCATTACgataaggagaagaaggtgttAATTTACAGAGATGATTATGTTCGGAAAAACGAACAGGAAGAACTAAACTGGATATCTGGTGGTGACAaaaaccttcttcaaaaaaggaagatcTCCTTGGACAAGTCTGAACAGATTACCGAATGGCTGGACAAGAATTACAAAGGAAAGACAGCAACCCAAGTGAGAGAAGATGCCAAAGAACATGCTGCATCGTATATTGAAGCACCTTTCAAGAttggtgaaaagaaggacTTGAGATTCAAAGATTCAAAGATTGTTGCACCTCTTACGACTGTCGGTAACTTGCCGTTTCGTAGATTGATGAGGAGTCTTGGAGCGGAGGTGACTTACTCCGAAATGGCATTATGTCTTCCGTTGATTCAAGGTTCTAAATCGGAATGGGCTCTCGTTAAAGCCCATGAGACGGAATATCCTGGATTTGGAGTACAGTTGGCTGCTTCTAAACATTGGCAGACTAGTAAAGCTGTTGAGGCCATTGCTAAACTTGCACCTAATGTTTCTGAATTCAACCTCAACTGCGGCTGTCCTATTGATATGTTGTACAGAAAGGGAGAAGGATCGGCTATGATGGAAAATCCCAACAGGATGATCCGGGTTTTAAAAGGAATGAACTATTGTTCTGGGGAAATCCCAGTTACCGTCAAGCTAAGAATGGGTATTAGTAATGAGAAGCCCTTGGCGGAGCAGTTGGCGCACAAGTTGCTTGCAGAGGGAGATGTTGGTGCCATTACCGTTCAtggaagatcaagaaaacAGAGGTACgccaaagaagctgacTGGGATTATATAGGAAAGGTTGGACAGATTGTTAAGGACTATAATGAGCAACAGGTGGAAGATAAAGATGCCTCTGATAGACATCCTGTTTATATGGTCGGTAACGGTGATTGTTACAGCTATGAAGATTATAACAGTGCGATCAAAAGACCCGGAGTCGACTCTGTGATGATTGGAAGAGGGGCATTGATCAAACCATggatctttgaagagatacAAGCACAGCAGTACTTGGATAAGTCTGCTTCAGAGAGGTTGGACATAGTGAAGAATTACGCTCATTACGCCGTGGATCATTGGGGGTCTGATGAGTTCGGCATCAATACAGCCAGACGATACATGTGTGAGTTCCTCTCTTTTACGTATAGATACATTCCAGTTGGTATTTTAGAGAGGCTGCCTCCTAAACTAAACCAGAGACCTCCTCCTTGGAAGGGTAGAAATGAGCTGGAAAGCTTATTAGGATCTCCCGATTATAAGGATTGGATAAAGATTACAGAGCTGTTCTTGGGAAAGGCAGATGCTGGTTTTTCGTTCATTCCAAAGCACAAGAGCAATTCGTACGAATGA
- the RPL31 gene encoding 60S ribosomal protein L31 — translation MAAELKDPVTREYTINLHKRLHGETFKRRAPRAVKEIKKFAKLHMGTEDVRLDPKLNVALWKRGIQGVPTRMRLRISRKRNEEENAKTKMFSYVEPVIVASIKGLQTTVVEEEA, via the exons ATGGCTGCCGAACTTAAGGACCCAGTTACCAGAGAATACACCATTAACTTGCACAAAAGG TTGCATGGTGAAACCTTTAAAAGAAGAGCTCCAAGAGCTGTGaaggagatcaagaagtttgctAAGTTGCACATGGGAACAGAAGATGTCAGATTGGACCCTAAGTTGAATGTGGCTTTATGGAAGAGAGGTATTCAGGGTGTTCCAACTAGAATGAGACTTAGAATctcaagaaagagaaatgaagaggagaatgCCAAGACCAAGATGTTCTCTTATGTGGAGCCTGTCATCGTTGCTTCTATTAAGGGTTTACAAACTACTGTTGTTGAGGAGGAGGCTTAA
- a CDS encoding uncharacterized protein (EggNog:ENOG41): MLNPALSPTSPKSDPTLGDQELQNLDMLTKESPEFPTYTQDTSDTASLDQEAYRYSDTDHQQDSNSPEDKAGLYPDGGWRAYSAVLGCFLCCFTVFGMMDSVGAVESYVQSNQLQSTSVSTVSWIFSIYLFISMFLGIFVGPIYDSSGSRWLLSVGTVFTFIGIFTSGSCTQVYQFILSYGVCLGIGTGIMMVPAVSTISSWFSREKRPFLLGMVQSGGSTGGLIFPIMLQFLFPKYGFKWSMRIIAFFNLGVDIVGIILAKDRLKEIREKTGQIDKRTLLDKLKHPVDLKSFKDTPFITLAISLFMNEVAVMIVITYISSYAIAQGASEGESYNMVTILNAMGVLGANIPSYFANFYGPFNMMILMSATLSIVIFVIWLPFGKYTAALYVFVSIFGFCCSSTFALTGATVSAITRKTSDFGKRYGAAYAFVSFESLISLPISGAFIKEKTPKYYDRMIEYPGLFNLSNFIALDSYESQLPIENVSVAGLVDLTRSLDHVSDEKYDSAVELYLSIASYCKRIILDKDLARFDFSLKDVFKIWEIRLNLLLMSVQLTDSKGRIPIPNAKFLRSEVDVLLKELMKLNDKEKTDMESLPDEISFNFGLLIYRVRYGSNVLLLNNYFRQIFNFRLGLANQKTRLLASRRIHRLLFSISALLVVRKQYLELFSQLIDVLACLDRSEIKLTAQVGLLAALVGILMLNEDSDIHNSGYYNDIVQAYDRSLLDHSVFEDLEQVDVISDLEDLVQRVSESQSITPSTVCHLCGRYEMQYMVKDEVAQNNKLDDLLSIVYDLWFKNVHNMYALE, translated from the exons ATGCTCAATCCTGCCCTTTCTCCAACTTCACCGAAGTCTGATCCGACTTTAGGGGACCAAGAGCTCCAAAATTTGGATATGCTCACCAAGGAATCTCCTGAATTCCCTACATACACTCAGGATACCTCGGATACTGCTTCGcttgatcaagaagcatATAGATACTCGGATACTGATCATCAGCAAGACAGTAACTCTCCAGAGGATAAAGCAGGTCTATATCCCGATGGAGGCTGGAGAGCCTACAGTGCTGTTTTAGGATGCTTTCTATGTTGCTTCACAGTGTTTGGTATGATGGACAGTGTTGGTGCAGTGGAATCTTATGTCCAATCCAACCAATTACAGAGTACTTCTGTTTCTACAGTGTCGTGGATCTTTTCCATTTACTTATTCATCTCCATGTTTTTAGGAATATTCGTGGGTCCCATTTACGACTCTTCCGGTTCCAGATGGCTTCTATCTGTTGGTACTGTTTTTACATTCATTGGAATATTCACCAGCGGTAGCTGTACCCAGGTTTATCAATTTATATTGAGTTATGGAGTCTGCTTGGGTATTGGTACAGGTATCATGATGGTTCCCGCCGTTTCTACCATTTCAAGCTGGTTCAGCAGAGAAAAACGACCTTTTCTCCTCGGAATGGTGCAATCTGGTGGCTCTACAGGTGGCCTTATCTTTCCGATAATGCTTCAGTTCCTGTTCCCGAAATATGGCTTTAAGTGGTCGATGAGAATCATCGCTTTTTTCAACTTGGGCGTCGATATTGTTGGAATCATTCTAGCCAAAGATAGATTAAAGGAAATCCGGGAAAAGACAGGACAGATCGATAAGAGGactcttcttgataagTTGAAGCATCCTGTAGACCTTaaatctttcaaagatacACCTTTTATTACACTTGCAATAAGTCTTTTCATGAACGAGGTGGCAGTGATGATTGTTATCACATATATTTCCTCTTATGCCATTGCTCAAGGTGCTTCTGAGGGAGAAAGCTACAACATGGTAACCATATTAAATGCTATGGGTGTACTTGGTGCTAATATTCCTTCTTACTTTGCCAATTTTTACGGCCCATTTAACATGATGATCCTAATGTCCGCCACTTTGTCCATTGTCATATTTGTAATTTGGCTACCATTTGGTAAATACACTGCAGCTTTGTACGTGTTTGTGAGCATTTTTGGATTTTGCTGCTCGTCTACTTTCGCTCTCACCGGTGCTACCGTCAGTGCCATTACACGCAAAACGTCCGATTTTGGCAAGAGATACGGAGCTGCCTATGCATTTGTCTCTTTTGAGAGTTTAATTTCGCTTCCTATTTCAGGAGCCTTCATCAAGGAAAAGACCCCCAAATATTATGATCGAATG ATAGAGTATCCTGGTTTGTTCAATTTGAGCAATTTCATTGCTCTAGACTCTTATGAATCGCAACTGCCTATTGAGAATGTCAGCGTTGCCGGATTGGTTGATCTTACGAGATCATTGGACCATGTTAGCGATGAAAAGTATGATTCGGCTGTGGAATTGTACCTTAGCATCGCCTCATATTGCAAGAGAATCATTCTTGATAAGGACTTGGCTCGTTTCgacttttctttgaaagatgtcTTCAAAATTTGGGAGATTCGGTTAAATCTTCTGCTAATGAGTGTGCAATTGACCGATTCTAAAGGCCGAATACCCATTCCAAATGCCAAATTCCTACGTAGTGAGGTTGATGTGTTGTTGAAGGAGTTAATGAAGCTCAATGATAAGGAGAAGACGGATATGGAGAGTCTACCCGATGAGATAAGCTTTAATTTCGGTCTTCTTATCTATAGAGTCCGGTACGGCTCAAATGTTTTGCTTCTTAATAATTACTTCAGGCAGATTTTCAATTTTAGGCTTGGTTTGGCCAACCAAAAGACACGTTTACTAGCTTCCAGACGGATTCACCGACTACTTTTTAGCATATCGGCATTGTTGGTTGTCAGAAAGCAATACTTGGAGCTGTTCAGTCAACTGATAGATGTCCTGGCGTGTCTTGATAGGAGTGAGATCAAATTGACGGCTCAAGTGGGACTATTGGCAGCTTTGGTAGGTATTCTAATGCTAAACGAAGACAGTGATATCCATAATAGTGGCTATTACAATGATATAGTACAAGCATATGATAGAAGTCTGTTGGATCATAGTGTGTTCGAAGACTTAGAACAGGTCGATGTTATTTCtgatcttgaagatcttgttCAGAGGGTCTCTGAGTCTCAGAGTATTACTCCAAGTACTGTTTGCCATCTCTGTGGAAGATACGAGATGCAATATATGGTCAAGGATGAAGTTGCACAAAACAACAAGCTAGATGATCTGTTGAGCATAGTTTACGATCTCTGGTTCAAGAATGTACATAATATGTATGCATTAGAGTAA
- a CDS encoding uncharacterized protein (BUSCO:EOG09342WED), which produces MLKFPQITLRGPLYLNRTSHYTLSRFNSTKSDTSSIKVKLTDNQADEKGTIDSSSTISANRISRDDAQILLDRLFKTNKPSWSITSKDGSFSRQQAMSNIQEKNKFKVLDEKLLELQSQPVDFQYYLRNINDLKSANQLPYKFGSNQLVSEDPTMNHFLRQIVWEFNAPIRYAFGYGSKVFSQNVDASKSQVDMIFAVSYPGHWHSLNLHQYPQHYSFLRYFGSETISKIADWGAGVYFNPFVKMNFTKTQQTKADFQLKYGVTSVENLVDDLTNWTTMYLSGRLHKPVAIVRNAPKISLLEQFNLTSAVKLSLLLLNKPEINETELYEAITSISYLGDPRVKLGGENPYKVQNIVQGQFESFRKVYLPLIKSYFPTLLQQQTPSDAAEHVFKVNLSSEAKAAIISELPKNFRKKVLDKYTSKYQSEFSKDLVSQNVLGKLPLITRASLKPLKSHSELSFMELQEMTNDPGTRLSEVPLEDWEYIPTSNDYKIAEFVRKVADDDQLAYNLRLSIKQTVAGPALIQTMKGILTSGMIKSVKYAWGKKTKYWQGKASQ; this is translated from the coding sequence ATGCTGAAATTCCCGCAAATTACTTTACGAGGTCCATTATACTTGAATAGGACATCTCATTACACCTTATCTCGTTTCAACTCAACCAAAAGTGATACATCATCGATTAAGGTTAAACTTACAGACAATCAAGCTGACGAAAAGGGGACCATCGACTCGTCCTCGACTATTTCTGCCAACAGAATATCAAGAGACGATGCTCAAATCCTCCTAGATCGTCTTTTCAAGACAAATAAACCGTCGTGGTCAATAACATCCAAAGATGGATCGTTTTCTAGACAGCAGGCCATGTCAaatattcaagaaaagaacaaattCAAGGTTCTGGACGAAAAGTTGTTGGAATTGCAGTCTCAACCAGTCGATTTTCAATACTATCTAAGAAATATCAACGACTTGAAGAGTGCCAATCAACTTCCCTACAAGTTTGGCTCCAATCAACTTGTTTCTGAGGATCCTACAATGAACCATTTCCTCAGACAGATCGTCTGGGAATTTAATGCTCCTATTCGATATGCTTTTGGATACGGTTCCAAAGTATTCTCGCAGAATGTGGATGCATCAAAGTCTCAAGTCGATATGATCTTTGCCGTTTCTTATCCTGGTCATTGGCATTCTCTTAATCTACATCAATATCCTCAACATTATTCATTCTTACGGTATTTCGGCTCTGAGACTATTTCTAAAATAGCCGACTGGGGGGCTGGAGTCTACTTCAATCCATTCgtgaagatgaatttcACTAAAACCCAACAGACTAAAGCGGATTTCCAACTTAAATATGGTGTAACATCTGTTGAAAACCTTGTTGACGATTTGACTAATTGGACTACAATGTATTTGAGTGGCAGATTACATAAGCCCGTGGCTATAGTTAGAAACGCGCCCAAAATTTCATTGTTGGAGCAATTTAATTTGACAAGTGCTGTTAAGTTGTCGCTCCTTTTACTTAATAAGCctgaaatcaatgagaCAGAGCTATACGAGGCCATCACTTCCATTTCGTATTTGGGAGACCCAAGAGTTAAACTTGGAGGAGAGAATCCTTACAAGGTTCAGAACATTGTTCAAGGTCAGTTTGAGTCATTCAGAAAGGTGTATTTGCCATTAATTAAGAGTTATTTCCCCACCCTATTACAGCAGCAGACACCCTCAGATGCGGCTGAACATGTGTTCAAGGTGAATCTATCATCAGAAGCTAAGGCTGCCATCATTTCTGAACTTCCTAAGAacttcagaaagaaagtgTTGGATAAATACACTTCGAAATATCAATCTGAGTTCTCGAAAGACCTAGTGTCACAGAATGTATTGGGTAAGCTACCATTAATCACGAGAGCCTCGTTGAAACCCCTCAAATCACACAGTGAGTTGTCGTTCATGGAATTACAAGAAATGACCAATGATCCAGGTACAAGACTCTCAGAGGTTCCTTTGGAAGACTGGGAATACATTCCAACGAGTAATGATTACAAGATTGCTGAATTTGTACGTAAAgttgctgatgatgatcaatTGGCTTATAATTTGAGACTCAGCATTAAACAAACAGTGGCTGGACCTGCACTGATCCAAACTATGAAGGGGATTCTTACTTCAGGAATGATCAAATCAGTGAAATATGCTTGGGgaaaaaagacaaagtACTGGCAAGGAAAAGCCAGCCAGTGA